Proteins encoded within one genomic window of Candidatus Brevundimonas colombiensis:
- a CDS encoding GMC family oxidoreductase N-terminal domain-containing protein, translating to MTDDIDPIRLGKALEDYNRGRVDRRGFLRGAVLAGASVGVAQALSLSGGKAWAQSTRSVEAPRAADYIVIGAGSAGATAAGQLARTTEASVLLLEGGLSDAQDSISDPAQWPAALGSPFTKNYATVPQIHADNRVIPYPRGEGLGGCSSVNCMIYCRGAASDYDDWAYNGATGWGWKEVLPEYKALEDWEGGASELRGAGGPLHVTRPNPALGHEGARAFMEGAKSLGYPETADFNGGTLEGPAWVNFTVYGGKRQSSAVAFLRPAQEAGRKLTVLTEAPVLRLIIERGRCTGVEYLHNGRPTIVKANKEVILSAGALITPKLLMLSGIGDAAALRALGLTPVVDLPGVGANLQDHVLGAGVNYEAKGPVPPTRYNASEVYMWWKSDPSQPVPDINALYVSLPFATQELNLQQQHGYAILCGVMRPKSRGSVTLTSSDPRVDPLIDPNYLQVGQDFVALKAATDLARAIGNSDAYRDIRKAELMPAHSAASPEAYRAFLRKSVSTYFHPVGTAKMGTDVGSVVDPHLKVYGVEGLRVADASVMPSITTGNTNAPSILIGWRAAKMAAAAA from the coding sequence ATGACCGACGACATCGACCCGATCCGCCTCGGCAAGGCGCTTGAAGATTACAACAGGGGGCGTGTCGATCGACGCGGCTTCCTGCGCGGCGCCGTCCTGGCGGGCGCCAGCGTCGGGGTCGCCCAAGCCCTGTCCCTCAGCGGCGGCAAGGCGTGGGCGCAGTCCACGCGTTCGGTGGAAGCGCCGCGCGCCGCCGACTATATCGTCATTGGCGCAGGTTCCGCCGGGGCGACGGCCGCAGGGCAATTGGCCCGCACGACGGAGGCCTCGGTCCTGCTGCTGGAGGGCGGCCTGTCTGACGCCCAGGACTCCATCAGCGATCCGGCGCAATGGCCGGCGGCGCTGGGCTCGCCCTTCACGAAGAACTACGCGACAGTCCCCCAGATTCACGCCGACAACCGCGTGATTCCCTATCCCCGCGGCGAAGGGTTGGGCGGATGCAGCAGCGTAAACTGCATGATCTACTGCCGCGGCGCCGCCAGCGACTACGACGACTGGGCCTACAACGGAGCCACAGGCTGGGGCTGGAAAGAGGTCCTGCCGGAATACAAGGCGTTAGAGGACTGGGAAGGCGGCGCCTCTGAACTGCGCGGCGCAGGCGGTCCGCTCCATGTGACGCGTCCGAACCCGGCCCTCGGCCACGAGGGCGCCCGCGCGTTCATGGAGGGCGCCAAGTCCCTGGGGTATCCGGAGACGGCGGACTTCAACGGCGGCACGCTGGAAGGCCCGGCCTGGGTCAACTTCACGGTCTATGGCGGAAAGCGCCAGTCTTCGGCGGTCGCCTTCCTGCGTCCGGCGCAGGAAGCGGGCCGAAAGCTGACAGTCCTGACCGAAGCGCCCGTCCTGCGTCTGATCATCGAAAGGGGACGCTGCACCGGCGTCGAATATCTGCACAATGGTCGCCCGACGATCGTGAAGGCGAACAAGGAGGTCATCCTCTCCGCCGGCGCCTTGATCACCCCCAAGCTTCTGATGCTGTCGGGCATCGGCGACGCCGCCGCCCTGCGCGCGCTTGGCCTGACGCCCGTTGTCGATCTGCCGGGAGTTGGAGCCAATCTACAGGATCATGTTCTCGGCGCCGGGGTGAACTACGAAGCGAAAGGGCCGGTGCCGCCGACGCGCTACAACGCCTCCGAAGTCTATATGTGGTGGAAGTCCGATCCTTCGCAGCCGGTCCCGGATATCAACGCGCTCTACGTCAGCCTGCCGTTCGCCACTCAGGAGCTGAATCTCCAGCAGCAACACGGCTACGCCATCCTCTGCGGGGTCATGCGGCCCAAGTCGCGGGGCAGCGTCACCCTCACGTCGTCCGATCCGCGCGTCGATCCCCTGATTGATCCGAACTATCTTCAGGTCGGCCAGGATTTCGTCGCTCTGAAAGCGGCCACCGACCTGGCGCGCGCGATCGGCAACAGCGACGCCTATCGCGACATTCGAAAGGCGGAACTGATGCCCGCGCATTCAGCCGCATCGCCCGAGGCGTATCGCGCTTTCCTGCGCAAGTCCGTCTCGACCTATTTCCATCCGGTGGGCACCGCCAAGATGGGAACAGACGTCGGATCAGTCGTCGATCCGCATCTGAAGGTCTATGGTGTCGAAGGCCTGCGCGTGGCGGACGCCTCGGTCATGCCGTCGATCACCACCGGCAATACGAATGCGCCATCCATCCTTATCGGTTGGCGCGCCGCCAAGATGGCCGCGGCCGCCGCATGA
- a CDS encoding LysR family transcriptional regulator → MQDLVSLRLFVRAAETGKLGDAARQSNLAVAAASRRITHLEDRLGVRLFYRSRHGVSLTPAGEALLLGARALLEQARALDSEMADYAGGLKGQVRVLANTSAVTQFLPSDLAAYARSAPDVRIDLEEAWSFEVVAAVQTDRADLGVIVEGTDAPGLDLLPYRTDRLALMAPSEVFAEAGALEDAPVAFARFLKHDFVGLLEATAITRRMQAEAAAEEQPFRLRIQVRSFEGVFRMVEAGFGLGVLPETAARRFAAGSGIEVRSLDDAWAHRRMLLCLSPKARQGGLARGVAELLARRAAEACPDPAA, encoded by the coding sequence GTGCAGGATCTGGTCAGCTTGCGCCTATTCGTCAGGGCCGCTGAGACCGGAAAGCTGGGCGACGCGGCCAGACAGTCGAATCTCGCCGTCGCCGCGGCGTCGCGCCGGATCACCCATCTCGAAGACCGGCTTGGGGTTCGTCTCTTCTACCGCAGCCGCCACGGCGTCAGCCTGACGCCTGCTGGAGAGGCGCTGCTGCTCGGCGCCCGCGCGCTGCTTGAACAGGCCCGCGCCCTGGACAGCGAGATGGCCGACTACGCCGGCGGATTGAAGGGGCAGGTCAGGGTTCTGGCCAATACGTCGGCGGTCACGCAGTTTCTGCCGTCCGACCTCGCGGCCTATGCGCGATCCGCGCCGGATGTCCGGATCGATCTCGAAGAGGCGTGGAGCTTCGAGGTCGTTGCGGCGGTTCAGACCGATCGCGCCGATCTCGGCGTCATCGTAGAGGGGACCGACGCTCCGGGCCTGGACCTTCTTCCCTACAGGACGGACCGGCTCGCCTTGATGGCTCCATCAGAGGTTTTCGCAGAGGCCGGCGCCCTGGAGGACGCTCCGGTCGCCTTCGCGCGTTTTCTCAAGCACGACTTCGTCGGCCTGCTCGAGGCGACGGCCATCACGCGCCGAATGCAGGCCGAAGCGGCCGCTGAGGAACAGCCCTTTCGCCTCAGAATCCAGGTCCGCAGCTTTGAGGGCGTCTTTCGCATGGTCGAGGCCGGTTTCGGCCTCGGCGTGCTGCCCGAAACTGCAGCGCGACGATTTGCGGCGGGTTCCGGCATCGAGGTTCGTTCCCTCGACGACGCATGGGCTCACCGCCGGATGTTGCTTTGCCTCTCGCCGAAGGCGCGACAGGGCGGATTGGCCCGCGGCGTGGCTGAACTCCTGGCCCGGCGCGCGGCAGAGGCCTGCCCGGATCCTGCGGCCTAG
- a CDS encoding TonB-dependent receptor produces the protein MSRNRLLTSSAALFVVVAGGGAAVAQTRDQTQGQTASLEEIIVTGEKTDRSLQDTPTSVRVVTARQVEQEAIQTLGEIFQRTANLSETYGHAGFTIRGVNNQGVSGGGDAALTTIYVDGAPLPPSVTFSGPTDAWDMRQIEIFRGPQSTLQGLNALAGAVVMRTIDPTFDWDLRGRAIVADPQETAFAVAGGGPLIADELAFRLSAEKRDSDGYTHNETLNAPEDPTDSLTVRGRLLWTPKSLPGFEARLGYTRFESDGGYLFSYTNTDVPDFYDKRRAYSDTPNLSHVETDMATLELNQVLSDTLTLSGVTSWSDIQQFQQYDGDGTAAAIGYGYNDYDYDTLTQEVRLNYRGERLHGLLGAFYYNRDQQANSASRTNVQTPVNTISALLQSNGLDATTAGFVANLYSQALPVIPVNYAADFPTQVTTYALFGDGEWNLTDRLSVVGGFRWDHEENTTQVTQSAVFAGTYPDPAGYGAVGSPLYLAVAGINAGVASLVSQAGSATPEARREFDAFLPKLGLLYDLTPDMKAGFVVQRGYRSGGSSANTARSQVFAYDPEYTWNYEASLRSTWLDGALTVNANAYYVDWKDQQVSVNFGLNLYDYNTVNAGKSHLYGFEVETSHRLNSAFDWYTSVGFSRTKFDEFVTNVGGASSNLSGSEFSYAPRWTLALGGNYRWGAGFVANFNANYRSEVFTNTGFTQESSKVSGRTLVNGRVGYETERWGAYIYGKNLLDEQYLSYNREETNQAVLGDPRVIGLMLQARW, from the coding sequence ATGTCGCGTAATCGTTTGCTGACGTCGTCGGCCGCACTCTTTGTCGTCGTGGCAGGCGGAGGCGCTGCCGTTGCTCAGACGCGAGATCAGACGCAAGGGCAGACGGCCTCGCTTGAGGAGATCATCGTCACCGGCGAGAAGACCGACCGATCGCTGCAGGACACCCCGACCAGCGTCCGGGTCGTGACCGCCCGGCAAGTCGAGCAGGAAGCCATCCAGACGCTGGGCGAAATCTTCCAGCGAACCGCCAACCTGTCCGAGACCTACGGCCACGCCGGATTCACCATCCGCGGCGTCAATAACCAGGGCGTTTCGGGAGGCGGCGATGCAGCCCTAACCACCATCTATGTCGACGGCGCCCCCCTGCCCCCTTCGGTCACCTTCTCGGGACCGACCGACGCCTGGGACATGCGCCAGATCGAAATCTTCCGCGGGCCGCAATCCACTCTTCAGGGGCTGAACGCCTTGGCCGGCGCGGTCGTGATGCGAACGATCGACCCGACATTCGATTGGGATCTGCGCGGCCGCGCCATCGTCGCCGATCCGCAGGAGACGGCCTTCGCAGTCGCGGGCGGCGGCCCTCTGATCGCGGATGAACTGGCCTTCCGCCTCTCGGCCGAAAAGCGCGACAGCGATGGCTACACGCACAACGAGACCCTCAACGCGCCCGAAGATCCGACTGACAGTCTGACAGTTCGCGGCCGGCTGCTGTGGACGCCCAAGAGCCTGCCCGGGTTCGAGGCCCGACTGGGTTACACCCGGTTCGAAAGCGATGGCGGCTATCTGTTCTCCTACACCAATACTGACGTGCCGGACTTCTACGACAAGCGCCGCGCCTATTCCGACACTCCCAATCTGAGCCATGTGGAAACCGACATGGCGACCTTGGAACTCAATCAGGTCCTGTCCGACACTCTGACCCTGTCCGGCGTCACCTCGTGGAGCGACATCCAGCAGTTCCAGCAATACGACGGCGACGGCACGGCCGCGGCCATCGGCTACGGCTATAATGACTACGACTATGACACCCTGACGCAGGAAGTGCGGCTGAACTATCGGGGCGAACGTCTCCACGGCCTGCTCGGGGCCTTCTATTACAACCGCGATCAACAGGCGAACTCGGCCAGCCGCACCAACGTGCAGACGCCGGTCAACACCATCTCAGCCCTGCTGCAGTCGAACGGCCTGGATGCCACGACGGCAGGCTTCGTCGCCAACCTCTATAGCCAGGCGCTTCCCGTCATTCCCGTCAACTATGCGGCAGACTTCCCGACCCAGGTGACCACCTACGCCCTGTTCGGCGACGGCGAATGGAACCTGACCGATCGCCTGTCGGTCGTGGGCGGTTTCCGATGGGACCACGAGGAGAACACGACCCAGGTCACCCAGTCGGCCGTCTTTGCCGGGACCTATCCCGACCCCGCCGGCTATGGCGCAGTCGGCTCGCCCCTCTACCTGGCTGTCGCAGGCATCAACGCCGGGGTCGCGAGCCTTGTGTCCCAGGCCGGCTCGGCCACGCCCGAGGCCAGGCGCGAGTTCGACGCCTTCCTGCCGAAACTCGGCCTGCTGTACGACCTGACGCCAGACATGAAGGCCGGTTTCGTGGTGCAGCGCGGATATCGCTCCGGCGGTTCCAGCGCCAACACCGCGCGGTCCCAGGTATTCGCTTATGATCCGGAGTATACCTGGAACTACGAGGCGTCGCTGCGATCGACATGGCTGGACGGCGCTCTGACCGTCAACGCCAACGCCTATTATGTTGATTGGAAGGACCAGCAGGTGTCCGTCAATTTCGGCCTAAACCTGTACGATTACAATACCGTCAACGCTGGAAAATCGCACCTCTACGGATTTGAAGTCGAGACCTCGCACCGCCTGAACTCTGCCTTCGACTGGTACACGTCGGTCGGTTTCTCGCGCACCAAGTTCGACGAGTTCGTCACCAATGTGGGCGGCGCCTCCAGCAACCTCAGCGGCTCAGAGTTCTCTTATGCCCCACGCTGGACCCTGGCCCTGGGCGGAAACTACCGCTGGGGCGCGGGTTTCGTGGCCAACTTCAACGCCAACTATCGCTCGGAAGTCTTCACCAATACCGGCTTCACCCAGGAAAGCAGCAAGGTCAGCGGTCGCACGCTGGTCAACGGCCGCGTCGGCTACGAGACCGAACGCTGGGGCGCCTATATCTATGGCAAGAACCTGCTGGACGAGCAGTATCTGAGCTACAATCGCGAAGAGACCAATCAGGCCGTGCTGGGCGATCCGCGCGTCATCGGCCTGATGCTTCAGGCGCGCTGGTGA
- a CDS encoding septal ring lytic transglycosylase RlpA family protein, translating to MTAGRWMRGALVLGLFSLLAACSSLGGGRGTGGIPVVKDPAPIVSGTMRPYQVRGRWYTPKEQPNYDEVGMASWYGDAFNGRPTSTGERFDMHALTAAHKTLPLPGLVEVTNLTNGRRIVARVNDRGPFVDGRIIDLSREAADELDMRRDGVARVRVRYLGQAPRLGGGTVLRAEATRAAEPQSVQMAAVQPAPIQTTPRPYYAPQPAYTPQPAYAPTPQVATAPVVPIGGSYWVQAGAFRDPGAARRIADRLGARAKVDEAGGGYRVLVGPWIDQATAESARQAVMARGYADALLISGG from the coding sequence ATGACGGCTGGACGGTGGATGCGCGGCGCGCTGGTGCTGGGGTTGTTCTCGCTGCTGGCGGCCTGTTCCAGCCTGGGCGGCGGGCGCGGTACGGGGGGCATCCCTGTCGTCAAGGACCCCGCGCCCATCGTGTCGGGCACGATGCGGCCCTATCAGGTGCGGGGACGATGGTACACGCCCAAGGAACAGCCGAACTATGACGAGGTGGGGATGGCGTCCTGGTACGGAGACGCCTTCAACGGTCGGCCGACCTCGACCGGCGAGCGTTTCGACATGCACGCCCTGACGGCGGCGCATAAGACCCTGCCGCTGCCTGGCCTGGTGGAGGTGACCAATCTGACGAACGGGCGGCGCATCGTGGCGCGGGTCAACGACCGGGGGCCGTTTGTGGATGGACGGATCATCGATCTGTCGCGGGAGGCGGCGGATGAGCTGGATATGCGACGTGACGGCGTGGCGCGCGTGCGGGTGCGCTATCTGGGCCAGGCGCCGCGCCTGGGCGGCGGGACGGTGCTGAGGGCCGAGGCGACGCGGGCGGCCGAACCGCAGTCGGTGCAGATGGCGGCGGTCCAGCCGGCGCCGATCCAGACGACGCCAAGGCCCTATTATGCGCCGCAACCCGCCTATACGCCGCAACCGGCTTATGCGCCGACGCCGCAGGTCGCAACGGCGCCGGTCGTCCCGATCGGCGGGTCTTATTGGGTGCAGGCAGGCGCGTTCCGCGATCCGGGCGCGGCGCGGCGAATCGCGGACCGGCTGGGCGCGCGGGCCAAGGTGGACGAGGCGGGCGGCGGATACCGCGTTCTGGTCGGACCCTGGATCGATCAGGCGACGGCCGAGAGCGCGCGTCAGGCGGTCATGGCGCGCGGATATGCCGACGCCCTGTTGATATCCGGCGGCTAA
- a CDS encoding TonB-dependent receptor plug domain-containing protein: MGRSPRLLAAGVSALAINFSFGVVQSLAQTSPDPTVDADAAWKDTTPTVVVTSSQATPAYRLGDRLNTGASVFDEVSIRDRAPGTGDVLQLLKLNPGVQFTTEEGHATRDTLRDLLPSEISISGGRPTENFFILDGVGVNNLMETGTSNSTLDFDWVRSASPQTIWVDADLIGSLTVLDSNVSAEFGRFGGGVVEIKTREPSRRFGMQVGYSMTSDDMARYHLSPSYTSTIVREQPRFDRRRWNVSADLPINETMGLLASYSRSQATTYNNWSANLTDIGDEQFDQTNVSESYLLKFAWEPHGDLKLTAQVTHAPYSNVIVSSSGINTLQDNHGGGTTARLGASGGRGAADWGLNLSYAMSDADKDAADWRYDVRGGLEPWCGGAITVTCTNGYVGAIKQRQNDLALDGSWSQPFRGGDLRLGFAISDVDAEKSRRDGGVYAFTGTTAVINQATGPLTFCLSATDPSCVEGRYAYNRKTVYPAYHAQVSLQTYGMWAEYVRDWRGFDVRAGLRYDYESFLGNHTLSPRLSIARELPWWGINATLGVNRYYGRSYLGYAIREKLTDTMQYSRTFTTVSGRRVWSPDWVLSSVTPTTKYSGQDLDTPYSDEVSLALTGDLFGGQWRVRGVYRDSHDQFSRSLVSTYVLIDALGASRNVNSYKMTNGGSSTYESGSLEYVLPLNRHTFSFSTNWSDTKSSASTFFDTPDDDLAGSTMVLFEGQIMSLADLYQDNQRRDFAAPFMFNADWQSKWIDNRLSITVGGRYRGDFNRIEASGAYQTVEGTRYRIYDVVQYHSSIDLNANISYALLSGDYGVTLEARIANLLDKIPDRDATYSSQPWQLGRSAWVGVRVRY; this comes from the coding sequence ATGGGCCGTTCTCCCCGACTGCTCGCCGCAGGTGTATCCGCGTTGGCGATCAACTTCTCGTTCGGGGTCGTGCAGTCCCTGGCGCAAACCTCGCCCGATCCGACTGTTGACGCCGATGCTGCATGGAAAGACACGACGCCGACCGTCGTCGTAACCTCATCACAGGCGACGCCCGCCTATCGATTGGGTGATCGCCTGAATACGGGTGCGAGCGTATTTGACGAGGTTAGCATCAGGGACCGCGCGCCGGGTACGGGCGACGTCCTGCAACTGCTTAAGTTGAACCCGGGCGTGCAATTCACCACTGAGGAAGGTCACGCTACCCGCGACACTCTGCGGGACCTGCTGCCCAGCGAGATTTCGATCTCCGGCGGCCGCCCGACGGAAAACTTCTTCATCCTCGACGGAGTTGGAGTGAACAACCTGATGGAGACCGGAACGAGCAATAGTACGCTCGACTTCGACTGGGTCCGCAGCGCCAGCCCCCAGACGATCTGGGTCGATGCCGATCTGATCGGATCGCTGACGGTGCTGGATTCGAATGTCTCCGCTGAGTTCGGTCGCTTCGGAGGCGGGGTTGTCGAGATCAAGACGCGCGAACCCTCGCGACGTTTCGGCATGCAGGTCGGATACAGCATGACCTCTGACGACATGGCCCGCTATCATCTATCGCCCAGCTACACGAGCACGATCGTACGGGAGCAACCGCGTTTCGATCGAAGGCGCTGGAACGTGTCGGCGGACTTGCCGATCAACGAGACCATGGGCCTGCTCGCCTCCTATTCCCGGTCTCAGGCGACGACCTACAACAACTGGTCGGCCAATCTGACCGATATTGGAGATGAGCAGTTTGACCAGACCAATGTCAGCGAGAGCTATCTGTTGAAATTCGCCTGGGAACCGCATGGCGACCTCAAGCTGACGGCCCAGGTCACCCACGCGCCCTATTCGAATGTCATCGTTAGCTCCTCCGGCATCAATACCCTACAAGACAATCACGGCGGCGGAACGACCGCTCGACTGGGCGCGAGTGGGGGGCGCGGTGCCGCCGACTGGGGCCTGAATCTGAGCTACGCCATGTCGGATGCCGATAAGGACGCCGCCGACTGGCGCTATGATGTCCGTGGCGGGCTGGAGCCCTGGTGCGGGGGCGCCATTACGGTGACCTGCACTAACGGTTATGTAGGCGCCATCAAGCAGCGCCAGAACGACCTGGCGCTCGACGGCTCTTGGAGCCAGCCGTTCCGCGGCGGTGATCTGCGGCTCGGATTCGCGATTTCGGACGTGGATGCGGAAAAGTCGCGCCGCGACGGCGGGGTCTATGCCTTCACAGGAACGACCGCAGTCATAAACCAGGCGACCGGACCGTTGACGTTCTGCCTTTCGGCGACTGACCCCAGCTGCGTCGAGGGGCGATACGCCTACAACCGCAAGACCGTCTATCCAGCCTACCATGCCCAGGTGTCCCTGCAGACCTATGGAATGTGGGCGGAGTACGTCAGGGACTGGCGCGGCTTCGACGTCAGGGCAGGCTTGCGCTACGATTATGAAAGCTTCCTCGGCAACCATACCTTGTCGCCGCGCCTGTCTATCGCCCGCGAGTTGCCGTGGTGGGGGATCAACGCCACCCTGGGCGTGAACCGTTATTATGGTCGCAGCTATCTGGGCTATGCGATCCGCGAAAAACTCACCGACACCATGCAGTACAGCCGCACGTTCACAACGGTGAGCGGACGCCGGGTGTGGTCGCCGGACTGGGTGCTGTCCTCGGTGACGCCGACGACCAAATATAGCGGCCAGGATCTCGATACGCCCTACAGTGACGAGGTCTCATTGGCCCTGACTGGCGACCTGTTCGGCGGCCAATGGCGGGTTAGAGGCGTCTATCGCGATAGCCACGACCAGTTTTCACGCTCGCTGGTATCGACATACGTGCTGATCGACGCCCTCGGCGCCTCACGAAATGTCAACAGCTATAAGATGACCAATGGTGGCTCGAGCACCTACGAAAGCGGCAGTCTTGAGTATGTCTTGCCGTTGAATCGCCATACCTTCAGCTTCAGCACCAACTGGTCTGACACCAAGAGCAGCGCCAGCACATTTTTCGATACCCCCGACGACGACCTCGCCGGCTCGACGATGGTTCTTTTCGAAGGCCAGATCATGAGCCTGGCCGATCTGTATCAGGATAACCAGCGCCGGGACTTCGCCGCGCCGTTCATGTTTAACGCGGACTGGCAGTCAAAATGGATCGACAACCGACTGAGCATCACGGTCGGTGGTCGCTATCGCGGCGACTTCAATCGGATCGAGGCGTCCGGCGCCTATCAAACGGTCGAAGGGACAAGGTACCGAATCTACGACGTCGTCCAATACCATTCTTCGATCGATCTGAACGCGAACATCTCCTATGCCCTGCTCAGCGGCGACTACGGGGTGACGCTGGAAGCGCGGATTGCCAATCTGCTAGACAAGATACCAGACCGCGATGCGACCTATTCCAGTCAACCCTGGCAACTGGGCCGGAGCGCTTGGGTCGGCGTACGTGTCCGTTACTGA
- a CDS encoding transporter, whose translation MNSQNAKSTLPHRRFTRSAIGLIRQQRSASERAFGNDRYRDIEMMAKSYLRLAATAALSIMTVGAFGSSASSQAIDAGDYVPAPPGTQLGLLYTQFSHAKGLYAKGDKIDGDAKLDVSVVMPRYVGFTKVGGMTLDYQVLLPFVEIDAGGSTSALGSTRGMGDTILVSTLWLHEDAARKSYFGITPYVYVPTGEYDGAKALNPGENRWKGSLQAVWSKGIGERWVGEVAGDVMVYGSNDDYAGGQKLEQDPTWRVQAFARYMVDDANEANLRLMYVGGGETEINGVAQDNKTGTLSALATWRHTFSPQWQLLSQAGRDLSVENGFKEAGRVQFRLLRVF comes from the coding sequence TTGAATTCGCAGAATGCGAAATCAACATTGCCGCATCGGCGATTTACTCGCTCCGCGATCGGCCTAATCAGGCAGCAACGCTCCGCTTCAGAGAGAGCGTTCGGAAACGACAGATACAGGGATATCGAGATGATGGCGAAGTCATATTTGCGTCTGGCTGCGACAGCGGCGCTGTCGATCATGACCGTTGGCGCGTTTGGCTCCAGCGCTTCATCTCAAGCCATCGACGCAGGCGACTACGTCCCTGCGCCCCCAGGCACCCAACTGGGTCTGCTCTACACCCAATTCAGCCACGCCAAGGGTCTTTACGCCAAGGGCGACAAGATCGACGGCGATGCAAAGCTCGACGTCAGCGTCGTGATGCCGCGTTACGTGGGCTTCACCAAGGTCGGCGGCATGACCCTCGACTATCAGGTGCTTCTGCCGTTCGTGGAGATCGATGCGGGCGGATCGACATCGGCGCTGGGCAGCACGCGCGGCATGGGCGACACGATCCTTGTCAGCACGCTGTGGCTGCACGAAGACGCTGCTCGCAAATCCTATTTCGGGATCACCCCCTATGTGTATGTCCCGACTGGGGAATATGACGGCGCAAAGGCGCTGAATCCCGGTGAAAACCGATGGAAAGGCTCACTGCAGGCCGTCTGGTCCAAGGGGATAGGAGAACGCTGGGTGGGCGAGGTCGCCGGAGACGTGATGGTGTACGGCTCCAACGACGATTATGCTGGCGGCCAAAAGCTTGAACAGGACCCTACATGGCGGGTCCAGGCCTTCGCGCGCTACATGGTCGATGACGCCAACGAGGCGAACCTGCGCCTGATGTATGTCGGCGGCGGCGAAACCGAGATCAACGGCGTCGCTCAGGACAACAAGACCGGCACGCTGTCGGCCCTCGCGACATGGCGGCATACCTTCAGTCCGCAATGGCAGTTGCTAAGCCAGGCGGGCAGGGACCTCTCGGTCGAGAACGGCTTCAAGGAGGCCGGCCGTGTCCAGTTTCGCCTGTTGCGGGTGTTCTGA
- a CDS encoding aldehyde dehydrogenase family protein, with protein sequence MDMTADLGVNIDFSGPYTLSIDGRLVGTDSTFDVFNPATNAVLAKAPLGTADHMERAIAAAKAAFPAWSAMSWDERAGYIARYADALDAHKDELITLLTLEQGKPRHSMATGEVEAAIFWVRETAKRRLDIEVIEDTIEHVVEVHHTPLGVVGAITPWNFPVLLGLWKVAPCLITGNTLVMKPSPYTPLCTLRFGEIAQQIFPAGVLNVVAGGNDLGQQMTEHADVAKISFTGSTATGKKVMASGSGNLKRITLELGGNDAAIVLADADWEAIIPVLFWAAFGNSGQWCIATKRIYVHESIHAAFVKAFVAFAKTQKVGDGMSADTDLGPIQNRMQYGKLLDLFRDVKEKGYQVALGGTIDESLAGNFVPVTIIDNPPEDSRIVQEEPFGPILPILSFQDVDEAVAKANDSPFGLAGSVWGRDRNAAIAVAKRLETGTVWVNEIHIHGVDIPFGGHKQSGMGVENGQEGLAEFTNTKTYMFHK encoded by the coding sequence ATGGATATGACCGCAGACCTCGGCGTCAATATCGACTTCTCCGGGCCTTACACCCTATCGATCGACGGTCGTCTCGTGGGGACCGACAGCACCTTCGACGTCTTCAATCCCGCCACCAACGCCGTCCTGGCCAAGGCGCCCCTGGGGACGGCGGACCATATGGAACGCGCGATTGCGGCGGCCAAGGCCGCTTTTCCCGCCTGGTCCGCCATGAGCTGGGACGAACGCGCCGGCTATATTGCGCGCTATGCCGATGCTCTGGACGCGCACAAGGACGAGCTGATCACGCTGCTTACGCTTGAACAGGGCAAGCCGCGTCACAGCATGGCGACCGGGGAGGTCGAAGCCGCCATCTTCTGGGTGCGGGAAACCGCCAAACGTCGCCTGGACATCGAGGTGATCGAGGATACGATCGAACACGTCGTGGAGGTCCACCATACCCCGCTAGGCGTGGTGGGCGCGATCACGCCTTGGAATTTCCCGGTGCTCCTGGGGCTGTGGAAGGTCGCGCCATGCCTGATCACCGGCAACACCCTGGTGATGAAGCCCTCTCCGTACACGCCGCTCTGCACGCTGCGCTTCGGCGAAATCGCCCAGCAGATATTCCCTGCCGGCGTGTTGAACGTCGTGGCTGGCGGCAATGATCTCGGGCAGCAGATGACCGAACACGCCGATGTCGCCAAGATCAGCTTCACGGGTTCGACGGCGACCGGCAAGAAGGTGATGGCGTCAGGCTCGGGCAATCTGAAGCGGATCACCCTGGAACTCGGCGGCAACGACGCCGCCATCGTATTGGCCGACGCCGACTGGGAAGCGATCATCCCGGTGCTCTTCTGGGCGGCTTTCGGCAACTCGGGCCAGTGGTGCATCGCCACCAAACGCATCTACGTCCACGAGAGCATTCACGCGGCGTTCGTCAAGGCCTTCGTCGCCTTCGCCAAGACGCAGAAGGTTGGTGACGGCATGTCTGCGGACACCGACCTTGGACCGATCCAGAATCGGATGCAGTACGGCAAGCTTCTCGACCTGTTCCGCGACGTCAAGGAGAAGGGCTATCAGGTGGCGTTGGGCGGGACGATCGACGAGAGCCTCGCCGGCAACTTCGTGCCCGTAACCATCATCGACAACCCCCCGGAGGACAGCCGCATCGTTCAGGAAGAGCCGTTCGGCCCGATCCTGCCGATCCTGTCATTCCAGGATGTCGATGAGGCGGTTGCCAAGGCCAACGACAGTCCTTTCGGCTTGGCCGGCTCGGTTTGGGGACGGGATCGCAACGCCGCCATCGCGGTCGCGAAACGTCTTGAGACCGGCACGGTCTGGGTCAACGAGATCCATATCCATGGCGTCGACATTCCGTTCGGCGGGCACAAACAGTCCGGCATGGGGGTCGAGAACGGCCAGGAAGGTCTGGCCGAGTTCACCAACACCAAGACCTATATGTTCCACAAATAG